In the Candidatus Saccharibacteria bacterium oral taxon 488 genome, one interval contains:
- a CDS encoding helix-turn-helix transcriptional regulator, with translation MTKTTVSKNQYADSRDFMTSLLFRKWTIAIILSLGVETKRYSALHRSLPGVTQKVLTEHLKQLERADIVRRFFYPTIPPRVEYKLTKTGLELLKLTDDITIWFDSHSETLHKSQKTYDKKRATVLRRL, from the coding sequence ATGACAAAAACTACTGTATCCAAAAATCAGTACGCCGATTCGCGCGATTTCATGACAAGCCTACTGTTTCGCAAATGGACTATCGCAATTATTCTTTCGCTTGGTGTTGAGACTAAGCGCTATTCTGCATTGCACCGTTCTCTTCCGGGAGTGACTCAAAAAGTGCTCACCGAGCACCTCAAACAGCTAGAACGCGCCGACATCGTCCGGCGCTTTTTCTATCCGACAATTCCGCCGCGAGTTGAATATAAATTAACAAAAACCGGTCTCGAATTATTAAAGCTAACGGATGATATAACTATTTGGTTTGATTCTCATTCTGAAACTCTGCACAAATCCCAGAAGACCTACGACAAGAAACGCGCGACCGTGTTGCGGCGGCTATAA
- a CDS encoding NUDIX domain-containing protein, translating into MASKNIIHHYSSGGVIVKDNEVLIIESLQPAKEYSFPKGSIEPGEHSRDTAVREILEETGYHATILGFIDTLIYEFSTGDGHVAKEVSYYAMSINSSVPRQEQQLQPGENIRPLWVSLPKAFQLLTHKNTRQLLAMAIKMYHH; encoded by the coding sequence ATGGCTTCAAAAAATATTATTCACCATTATAGTTCGGGAGGGGTTATCGTTAAAGATAATGAGGTTCTTATAATTGAATCACTACAGCCAGCCAAGGAATATTCTTTCCCTAAAGGCTCTATAGAACCCGGAGAACATAGCCGTGACACTGCAGTGCGAGAGATACTCGAGGAAACTGGATACCACGCAACGATCCTAGGATTTATTGATACCCTAATATATGAATTCTCAACAGGTGATGGCCACGTAGCAAAAGAGGTTTCATACTATGCTATGTCTATTAATAGTTCAGTACCTCGACAAGAACAACAGCTTCAGCCAGGAGAAAATATACGCCCCTTGTGGGTCAGCTTACCAAAAGCTTTTCAACTCCTCACCCACAAAAACACGAGACAACTTCTTGCCATGGCAATTAAAATGTATCATCACTGA